One part of the Thermodesulforhabdaceae bacterium genome encodes these proteins:
- the aroQ gene encoding type II 3-dehydroquinate dehydratase, whose amino-acid sequence MKKKILVLHGVNLNMLGMRRSDHYGSWTLEEINKALQELGKELDVEVECFQTNSEGEMVEKIHRAYLEEYAAVVINPGAWTHYSYAIRDALEILNVPIVEVHMSNIHAREDFRHRSVIAPVASGQISGFGIHSYLLGLRAAVELI is encoded by the coding sequence ATGAAGAAAAAAATTCTCGTCCTTCATGGAGTAAACCTAAACATGCTTGGAATGCGTAGATCAGATCACTATGGAAGTTGGACTTTGGAAGAAATTAACAAAGCTCTGCAAGAATTAGGGAAGGAACTGGATGTTGAAGTAGAATGCTTTCAGACAAATAGTGAAGGTGAAATGGTTGAGAAAATTCATCGTGCCTATCTGGAAGAATACGCAGCCGTAGTGATAAACCCAGGAGCCTGGACTCATTATAGCTACGCCATAAGAGATGCTCTCGAGATTTTAAATGTTCCCATTGTGGAGGTTCACATGTCCAACATTCATGCCAGGGAGGATTTTAGACACCGATCCGTCATTGCCCCTGTAGCTTCAGGACAGATCAGCGGTTTTGGAATTCATAGCTATCTCCTGGGATTAAGGGCAGCGGTCGAACTTATATAA
- a CDS encoding hydroxymethylglutaryl-CoA lyase — MNIEKLVLEDQTLRDGIQRENTILSTDEKLDLIKEMISCGLKRFQITSFVNPKKVPQMADAEELISRVQAFTDISFFALILNTKGLERALKAGCSNVEISISASHSHGLKNVGMGFSDTIDEFDNMLRLARKAKAYIKVSIQCAFGCQYEGAISEKVVVDLVMQGLDGGAHEVSLADTTGMAFPELVMDRVAKIKEMISSTPLFLHLHDTDGKGISNVVAGIKAGVRHFDATLGGTGGCPFIPNAHPNVALESLVEVAHQMGFETGIDKGGLDRVREKLIYKLKRVCSVLS, encoded by the coding sequence ATGAACATCGAAAAATTGGTTCTGGAAGATCAAACTCTCAGGGATGGAATACAAAGAGAAAATACTATTCTTTCTACCGATGAGAAGCTTGATCTTATAAAAGAGATGATTTCCTGTGGGTTGAAGCGTTTTCAAATTACATCTTTTGTAAATCCTAAAAAAGTTCCCCAGATGGCTGATGCAGAAGAGCTAATTTCTAGGGTTCAGGCTTTTACTGATATATCCTTTTTTGCCCTTATTTTGAACACTAAGGGGTTGGAAAGAGCACTGAAGGCTGGCTGTTCCAATGTGGAAATTTCCATTTCGGCGAGCCATTCTCACGGGTTGAAAAATGTCGGTATGGGATTTTCCGATACCATAGATGAGTTCGATAACATGCTTCGTCTGGCGAGAAAGGCTAAGGCTTATATAAAGGTAAGCATCCAATGTGCCTTTGGCTGTCAATATGAAGGCGCCATATCTGAAAAAGTTGTCGTGGATCTTGTTATGCAAGGGTTAGACGGGGGCGCTCACGAAGTTTCTCTTGCCGACACAACCGGTATGGCTTTTCCTGAACTGGTTATGGATAGAGTGGCTAAAATTAAGGAAATGATTTCTTCTACGCCGCTTTTTCTCCATCTGCATGATACAGACGGAAAAGGTATTTCTAATGTTGTGGCAGGGATAAAAGCTGGAGTCCGCCATTTTGACGCTACCCTTGGGGGAACGGGAGGATGTCCTTTTATTCCTAATGCTCATCCAAACGTGGCTCTGGAATCTCTCGTTGAAGTGGCTCATCAGATGGGCTTTGAGACTGGCATTGATAAGGGTGGACTCGATCGTGTCAGGGAAAAGCTTATTTATAAACTTAAAAGGGTTTGTTCTGTGTTGTCTTAG
- a CDS encoding heavy metal-associated domain-containing protein, whose translation MEQIFKVKGMSCQHCVKAVTKALQVLEGVKRVEVSLEKGEARIETEKPLDTETIAQTLKKAGYEIG comes from the coding sequence ATGGAACAAATTTTTAAAGTAAAGGGCATGTCCTGCCAGCATTGTGTAAAGGCTGTAACAAAAGCTCTTCAAGTTTTAGAAGGCGTAAAAAGAGTTGAAGTAAGTCTCGAAAAAGGCGAAGCAAGGATAGAAACTGAAAAACCCCTAGATACTGAAACCATAGCCCAAACGCTCAAAAAGGCTGGATATGAAATAGGCTAG
- a CDS encoding CBS domain-containing protein, which produces MKVWEFMTKKIEWISADDFVYDAIERMVNKRIRSLAVFYPEDPDQRGVITARDVVFKVLGEGKDPRKTKIRDIACKPMICISKDEDMEKVLEIMKELNIARVFVCGGEEIIGVVALMDVMYATLIERARSNHNNV; this is translated from the coding sequence ATGAAAGTATGGGAATTCATGACCAAAAAGATCGAATGGATAAGTGCTGACGACTTCGTCTATGATGCAATAGAGCGGATGGTGAACAAGCGAATTCGATCTCTTGCTGTTTTTTATCCGGAAGATCCTGATCAGAGAGGAGTAATTACGGCACGAGACGTAGTTTTTAAAGTGCTAGGAGAGGGTAAAGATCCCAGAAAGACCAAAATTCGAGATATCGCTTGTAAGCCCATGATTTGCATTTCAAAAGATGAGGACATGGAAAAAGTGCTCGAAATAATGAAGGAACTTAATATTGCTCGAGTCTTTGTTTGTGGTGGTGAAGAAATTATAGGGGTTGTGGCGCTGATGGATGTTATGTATGCGACTTTGATTGAGCGAGCGAGGTCAAATCATAACAATGTTTAA
- a CDS encoding TIGR00153 family protein, with the protein MFKKFFSSEKHEQIALQEMRKHLELLERASKCLVDFLKEGNRDLIDEIVDIEREGDIVRRDILTVLYKGAFLPYLRPSLYRFVEIVDETLDLVEDAARLLEFVPLASSLRDDALQIAVLNTEMIQMLIIAFDTFVVGDDLREKILAIRLYEKRIDDLYHDLSLRLVDIPIESFWHGKGIADFFSFLVRISDFVEDAADVLSLLHLSLS; encoded by the coding sequence ATGTTTAAAAAATTCTTTTCTTCAGAAAAGCACGAGCAAATTGCTCTGCAGGAGATGAGAAAGCATTTGGAACTCCTGGAGCGAGCTTCCAAGTGTTTGGTGGATTTTTTGAAAGAGGGCAATAGAGATCTTATTGATGAGATTGTTGACATAGAACGAGAGGGAGACATCGTCCGAAGAGACATCCTCACCGTGCTTTACAAAGGGGCATTCCTTCCTTACCTTCGCCCGAGCCTTTATCGTTTTGTAGAAATTGTTGATGAAACGCTTGATTTAGTTGAGGATGCCGCACGCCTTCTGGAATTCGTTCCACTTGCTTCGTCTCTTCGTGATGATGCTTTGCAAATCGCCGTTCTGAACACCGAAATGATACAAATGCTTATTATAGCCTTCGATACTTTCGTTGTAGGGGATGATTTGAGAGAAAAGATTCTGGCAATAAGACTTTACGAAAAACGAATTGATGATCTGTATCACGATTTATCCCTACGTCTTGTTGATATTCCTATTGAAAGCTTTTGGCATGGAAAAGGAATCGCCGATTTTTTTTCCTTTCTCGTCAGAATTAGCGACTTCGTGGAAGATGCTGCTGACGTGCTTTCGCTTCTTCACCTCAGTTTAAGTTAG
- a CDS encoding inorganic phosphate transporter yields MAKEWLLSSGLLMGWSLGANDSANIFGTGVASGLIRYRTAILVTAFFVMLGAVLEGQKCLNSLGSLSSLSHFEAFVALLTSALTMTLLTFLALPASTSQAIVGALMGVAMYHGNPDFSVLSKIVICWVLTPIGGIVCSVVLYKPFRTLLVDRIKSLVARNRLFFIGILVTGSYGAYSLGSNNVANVTGVYVISGLLSPTLAVVFGGLSIALGVLTYSKKTMMTVGKSIVPLDPFSALLAVLSEAIVLHVFTQIGVPVSSSQAIVGGVLGVGVVRDFRTVNFRIFAKIIVGWVMTPIISGFLTWGFLLSRSFL; encoded by the coding sequence ATGGCTAAAGAATGGCTTCTTTCTAGCGGGCTTCTTATGGGATGGAGCCTTGGGGCAAACGATTCGGCGAACATATTTGGAACTGGTGTTGCTAGCGGCTTAATTCGCTACCGCACAGCGATACTTGTCACGGCTTTTTTTGTCATGCTTGGAGCAGTTCTCGAAGGACAAAAATGTCTTAATTCCCTTGGTAGCTTATCCAGTCTTTCTCATTTTGAAGCCTTTGTTGCTCTCTTAACCTCGGCTTTAACCATGACCCTGCTTACTTTCCTTGCTCTTCCCGCTTCAACTTCTCAAGCAATCGTCGGAGCCCTTATGGGCGTGGCGATGTATCACGGAAATCCAGACTTTTCAGTCCTCAGCAAGATTGTAATATGCTGGGTCTTAACCCCGATTGGTGGAATAGTTTGTTCCGTAGTTCTTTATAAGCCGTTCAGAACATTGCTGGTTGACAGAATAAAATCTCTGGTTGCTAGAAACCGCCTTTTTTTTATCGGCATACTTGTTACTGGTTCGTATGGAGCCTATTCCTTGGGTTCTAACAACGTTGCAAACGTTACCGGAGTGTATGTAATTTCCGGACTTCTTTCTCCTACTCTGGCTGTGGTGTTTGGAGGATTAAGTATTGCTCTGGGAGTTCTTACATACAGCAAGAAAACTATGATGACCGTGGGAAAATCTATTGTGCCTCTGGATCCCTTTTCCGCTCTGCTGGCAGTTCTTTCAGAAGCTATAGTGCTTCACGTTTTTACTCAAATTGGAGTTCCTGTATCGTCTTCACAGGCTATTGTTGGAGGAGTTCTTGGTGTCGGTGTGGTTCGAGACTTTCGCACCGTTAATTTTCGTATTTTTGCAAAAATCATCGTTGGATGGGTTATGACCCCCATTATTTCCGGTTTCTTGACCTGGGGATTTTTATTGTCCCGCTCGTTTTTATAA
- a CDS encoding sulfite exporter TauE/SafE family protein, whose amino-acid sequence MFDFLWYRFPTSGVETYLFVPPLVMFIAASITATGGISGAFLLLPFQVSVLHYTSPGASATNFIYNIVAIPGGVYRYIRDGKFSWTLFLSLMIGTLPGVFFGYWMRIVYLPDPKRFKFFVGCVLLYLGLRTIWSALGEFRKGGVRPTQVKGRISKEMFGLRSYVEFENRGYEFSSLGVMIVALFVGVIGGAYGIGGGALMAPYLISVLELPVYIVSGAALCSTWVTSILGAVIYAVGPLSTPSTQTSPDWLLGALFGVGGFLGTYFGAWLQKYLPSSWIKAVLGIIIVYIAIRYVSPMVVSTLSSK is encoded by the coding sequence ATGTTCGACTTTTTATGGTATCGATTCCCAACATCAGGCGTTGAAACCTACCTTTTTGTTCCACCCCTTGTGATGTTTATAGCCGCTTCTATTACGGCAACGGGTGGAATATCAGGGGCTTTTTTGCTTCTGCCCTTTCAGGTGAGTGTGTTGCATTACACTTCGCCCGGGGCAAGTGCTACGAATTTTATTTACAACATTGTAGCTATTCCTGGTGGGGTCTATCGCTATATTCGCGATGGAAAATTCTCCTGGACGCTCTTCCTTTCGCTCATGATAGGAACTCTCCCCGGGGTTTTCTTTGGTTACTGGATGCGAATTGTCTATCTTCCAGATCCCAAACGCTTCAAATTCTTTGTTGGTTGCGTGCTTCTATATCTTGGACTTAGAACTATCTGGAGTGCTCTGGGAGAATTTCGTAAAGGAGGCGTTAGACCAACCCAGGTTAAAGGTCGCATATCAAAAGAAATGTTTGGTTTGAGAAGTTATGTGGAATTTGAAAATCGCGGATATGAGTTTTCAAGCCTTGGAGTTATGATTGTTGCTCTTTTCGTAGGGGTAATTGGTGGAGCTTATGGGATTGGAGGCGGAGCGCTTATGGCTCCTTACCTTATTTCGGTTCTCGAACTGCCTGTCTATATCGTTTCAGGGGCAGCTCTCTGTTCTACCTGGGTTACTTCCATACTCGGTGCTGTAATTTATGCTGTTGGTCCTCTTTCAACCCCGTCCACCCAGACGTCTCCTGATTGGTTGTTGGGTGCTCTTTTTGGGGTTGGTGGATTTTTAGGAACTTATTTCGGTGCCTGGCTACAAAAGTATCTTCCTTCTTCCTGGATAAAAGCGGTGCTTGGAATAATCATAGTTTACATCGCTATTCGATATGTTTCGCCCATGGTGGTAAGCACTCTTTCTTCGAAATAG
- the def gene encoding peptide deformylase, which produces MAILRICTYPDPVLREKAQPINQIDRAIRKLADDMAETMYAAPGIGLAANQVGIPRRLIVLDLQERDGHSGLIVLVNPEIVQASGSIRHEEGCLSVPGFYAKVTRFGRVLVRGLNLDGKTVEIDAQGLLAVALQHEIDHLDGRLFVDHLGPVGRELFKRKWKKRQESEHAVS; this is translated from the coding sequence ATGGCTATTCTTCGCATATGCACCTATCCAGACCCGGTGCTTCGAGAGAAAGCGCAACCTATAAATCAGATAGATCGAGCTATAAGAAAGCTTGCTGATGATATGGCAGAAACGATGTATGCTGCCCCCGGCATTGGACTTGCCGCCAACCAAGTGGGCATTCCCAGAAGGCTTATTGTGCTAGACTTGCAGGAGAGAGATGGGCATAGTGGGCTCATTGTGCTGGTCAATCCTGAAATTGTGCAGGCGTCCGGATCTATCAGACATGAAGAAGGATGCCTCAGTGTGCCGGGGTTTTATGCTAAAGTAACTCGCTTCGGGCGAGTTCTGGTTCGAGGACTTAATCTGGATGGGAAAACGGTTGAAATAGACGCTCAAGGGTTACTTGCAGTGGCTCTCCAACACGAAATAGATCACCTTGATGGACGCCTTTTCGTAGATCATCTTGGTCCTGTGGGAAGAGAACTTTTTAAGAGAAAGTGGAAAAAACGTCAGGAATCTGAACATGCAGTTTCATAA
- the fmt gene encoding methionyl-tRNA formyltransferase, whose product MQFHKHPSVVFFGTPEFALPTLESLVEAGCYIPLVVTAPDRPKGRGLRLTPPPVKTLALSLGLRVFQPEKLKNSETISAILDCKPDVLVVVAYGKLIPPELFQAVPFGALNVHPSLLPKYRGPAPIQRAVLAGENITGVTIMLIDEGLDSGPILASRSIPVKPFETAGELSERLACEGASLLVETLDKWLGKEITPQPQNHDEATFAPAIQKEETKIYWEQPGQNIVNVCRAFDPTPGAYTIFKGRRIKCFSAKIASMKFPKAVPGEVVGFNEEGLLVCTGDGDIVVMGELQIEGKKRLPAKEFVKGVPDIVGSKLGE is encoded by the coding sequence ATGCAGTTTCATAAGCATCCTTCAGTTGTTTTCTTTGGCACTCCGGAATTTGCTCTCCCGACTCTTGAATCTCTAGTTGAGGCGGGATGTTATATTCCTCTCGTGGTCACCGCTCCCGATCGCCCTAAAGGAAGAGGGCTGCGCCTTACCCCACCACCAGTTAAAACTCTTGCCCTTTCTCTTGGTCTCAGAGTCTTTCAACCAGAAAAGCTAAAAAACTCGGAAACGATTAGCGCTATTCTCGACTGTAAGCCTGATGTTTTGGTAGTCGTAGCTTACGGAAAACTTATTCCACCGGAACTTTTTCAAGCTGTGCCGTTTGGAGCGTTGAATGTTCATCCTTCGCTTCTACCGAAATATCGAGGTCCTGCGCCTATTCAGCGAGCTGTTCTCGCCGGTGAAAACATAACGGGTGTTACCATTATGCTTATAGATGAAGGACTCGATTCAGGGCCTATTTTGGCGTCCAGGTCTATCCCTGTTAAGCCTTTCGAAACCGCAGGAGAATTATCAGAAAGACTTGCCTGCGAGGGAGCAAGCCTTCTCGTGGAAACTCTTGATAAATGGCTAGGAAAAGAGATAACCCCACAACCTCAGAATCACGATGAAGCTACCTTTGCTCCCGCTATCCAAAAAGAGGAAACCAAAATTTATTGGGAGCAGCCTGGGCAAAATATTGTCAATGTTTGCAGGGCCTTCGATCCTACACCTGGAGCATATACAATCTTCAAAGGAAGGCGGATTAAATGTTTTAGTGCAAAGATAGCTTCGATGAAGTTTCCAAAGGCAGTGCCAGGAGAAGTGGTAGGTTTTAACGAAGAAGGGCTTCTTGTCTGCACGGGCGATGGTGATATAGTGGTGATGGGGGAGTTACAGATTGAGGGGAAAAAACGCCTTCCTGCTAAGGAATTTGTAAAAGGTGTGCCTGATATTGTCGGTTCTAAACTGGGTGAATAA
- a CDS encoding DUF116 domain-containing protein, with amino-acid sequence MEEIKKAISQNNATTSDKRLFLLLVFFTAFLILSILGFSYFVPSVGLSALPDLVRWAFLGIIVAAGCFFVVIFGFLIAVIVLGRDVSIPYAKKLRSIAIKYFLPIFIVVGRLLGIPKERIQHAFVTINNELVLSACRNGRVPERILLLMPHCLQYSECSVKVTYRAENCKRCGKCPIKRLLELAEEYGATLSVATGGTIARRVVKETKPDLIIAVACERDLTSGIQDTVPLPVYGIFNRRPHGPCFNTQVDLEAVDAVLKEIRSIKSKSHQLESKISPLIYQSKKLDNFAEGLPSSNPLLTENMDKENQESSEAK; translated from the coding sequence GTGGAAGAAATAAAAAAGGCAATTTCTCAAAATAACGCCACGACGTCTGATAAGAGACTGTTTCTTTTGCTTGTTTTCTTTACGGCTTTTCTGATTCTATCCATCTTGGGCTTTTCCTACTTTGTGCCAAGCGTTGGTCTGTCGGCTCTTCCCGACCTAGTTCGCTGGGCTTTTTTAGGAATAATCGTTGCCGCTGGTTGCTTTTTTGTTGTGATTTTCGGTTTTCTCATAGCGGTTATTGTTCTTGGAAGAGATGTTTCGATTCCATACGCAAAAAAACTCCGGTCGATTGCTATCAAGTATTTTCTCCCCATTTTTATCGTGGTGGGACGTTTATTGGGGATTCCAAAAGAAAGAATCCAGCATGCCTTTGTGACTATAAACAACGAACTTGTGCTTTCAGCTTGCCGTAATGGTCGCGTGCCCGAGCGAATTTTGCTTCTGATGCCCCATTGCCTTCAGTATAGCGAATGCTCGGTGAAAGTAACCTATCGAGCTGAGAATTGCAAAAGATGTGGTAAGTGTCCAATAAAACGTCTTCTTGAACTTGCCGAAGAGTATGGAGCGACTCTTTCGGTAGCAACAGGTGGAACTATTGCCCGCAGAGTGGTTAAAGAAACTAAGCCAGATCTTATTATCGCTGTTGCCTGCGAGCGAGATCTTACAAGCGGCATTCAGGATACGGTGCCTCTACCTGTGTATGGTATATTCAATAGACGACCTCATGGTCCCTGTTTTAACACTCAGGTGGATTTGGAAGCTGTTGATGCGGTGCTTAAGGAAATTCGAAGCATTAAAAGTAAAAGTCATCAATTAGAATCAAAAATTAGCCCTCTTATTTATCAAAGCAAAAAATTGGATAATTTCGCTGAAGGTCTTCCTTCTTCCAACCCTTTGCTTACCGAGAATATGGATAAGGAAAATCAGGAAAGTTCCGAGGCAAAATGA
- the rsmB gene encoding 16S rRNA (cytosine(967)-C(5))-methyltransferase RsmB, which produces MTARMAAYQILLQLEKRRVHPDELLRTTLSRYGHLTQTDKALATELLYGTIRWQGRLDWYIKQLSRVSMEKMESSVKILLRLGLYQLFFLDRIPSYAAVNETVKIARATHPRHLVSFVNAILRKASERSPDDWELPDVGIEPVKYLAVMTSHPEWVIEKLLKTMNYDEVAAFCEANNRVAPLVIRVQPGKGMSRDEVISWFKENCPDVTEVSPARYAPLGVIVRGLRSDISETELYKAGIVNVQDEASQLIAYLVNPKPGERVLDLCCGFGVKSAQLASLMGNDGEIIAVDVSAWKLEALEKNMVRLGISIVKPLAGDILELNPEKIGLFDRVLIDAPCTGWGTVRRNPDIKWKTHPRDPWRMGKLQKELLIKAAQFVRPGGTLTYSTCSIFPDENDQVAASFEEAFPWEEIPAHKLLEKASVKDADVLTDGKFLRTLPHIHEIDGFFGVTWLRPD; this is translated from the coding sequence ATGACGGCTCGAATGGCAGCCTATCAGATCCTTCTTCAGCTAGAGAAGCGCAGAGTTCATCCTGACGAACTTCTTCGCACAACTCTTTCCCGTTACGGACATTTGACCCAGACTGACAAAGCACTTGCAACGGAACTTCTTTATGGAACTATACGCTGGCAGGGAAGGTTGGACTGGTATATCAAGCAGCTAAGCCGGGTGTCGATGGAAAAAATGGAGTCTTCTGTAAAGATTCTACTTAGGCTGGGGCTTTACCAGTTGTTTTTTTTGGATAGAATTCCTTCCTATGCCGCGGTTAACGAAACCGTAAAGATAGCGAGAGCTACTCACCCACGACACCTTGTATCTTTCGTGAACGCAATTTTAAGAAAAGCCTCAGAGCGGTCTCCTGATGACTGGGAATTACCGGATGTTGGCATAGAGCCAGTTAAATATCTTGCTGTGATGACCTCTCACCCTGAATGGGTTATAGAAAAACTTTTGAAAACGATGAATTACGATGAAGTGGCGGCTTTTTGTGAAGCTAACAATAGAGTAGCTCCACTGGTCATCAGAGTTCAGCCCGGCAAAGGAATGAGCCGAGATGAAGTTATAAGTTGGTTTAAGGAAAACTGTCCCGATGTGACAGAGGTCTCACCAGCACGATATGCTCCTCTTGGTGTGATTGTGAGAGGCTTAAGAAGCGACATATCTGAAACGGAGCTTTACAAGGCCGGCATTGTCAATGTGCAGGACGAGGCGTCTCAACTTATTGCTTATCTGGTGAACCCAAAGCCAGGCGAACGGGTGCTCGACCTCTGCTGTGGCTTTGGAGTTAAATCAGCTCAACTTGCTTCCCTTATGGGAAATGATGGAGAAATTATCGCTGTGGATGTCTCAGCCTGGAAGCTCGAAGCTCTCGAAAAAAACATGGTAAGGCTTGGTATCTCCATTGTAAAACCGCTTGCCGGAGATATTCTGGAACTTAATCCTGAAAAAATTGGACTTTTCGATCGAGTCCTTATAGATGCTCCTTGCACAGGCTGGGGTACTGTGAGACGAAATCCTGATATTAAATGGAAGACTCACCCCAGAGATCCCTGGCGAATGGGAAAGTTACAGAAGGAGTTGCTCATTAAAGCAGCACAGTTTGTTCGACCTGGTGGCACTCTAACATATTCGACCTGTTCTATTTTCCCGGACGAAAACGACCAGGTTGCCGCAAGCTTTGAAGAAGCTTTTCCATGGGAAGAAATCCCGGCACATAAGCTTCTGGAAAAAGCCTCTGTTAAGGATGCGGATGTTCTTACGGATGGGAAATTTTTAAGAACACTACCCCATATTCACGAAATAGACGGTTTTTTTGGTGTAACGTGGCTTAGACCTGATTAA
- the rpe gene encoding ribulose-phosphate 3-epimerase — protein sequence MRSLRHVIAPSILSADFARLGEEVALLEAAGADWIHIDVMDGIFVPNITIGPDVVKAIRPYSKLPFDVHLMIESPERYVKAFADAGASLITVHVEATRHLHRVIQQIRTAGARPGVSINPGTPVCALDGILEEVDMVLVMSVNPGFGGQAFIPSVIPKIKALRDRLISLGRPVLIEVDGGINADNIDKLAAAGVDIFVAGTAVFSGGKYRENIELLRKKARAAVES from the coding sequence ATGCGATCGCTTAGACATGTTATTGCTCCATCTATTCTGTCTGCTGATTTTGCAAGACTTGGAGAAGAAGTTGCCCTTCTTGAGGCGGCTGGAGCGGACTGGATCCATATAGACGTAATGGATGGCATTTTTGTTCCAAACATTACCATTGGACCCGACGTGGTAAAAGCTATCAGACCTTATTCTAAACTTCCTTTTGACGTTCATTTGATGATAGAGTCACCGGAACGGTATGTTAAGGCTTTTGCAGACGCAGGAGCAAGTTTGATTACAGTTCACGTTGAAGCAACCAGACATCTTCATCGAGTTATTCAGCAGATTAGGACTGCGGGAGCTAGGCCCGGAGTTTCAATCAATCCTGGCACCCCGGTTTGTGCGCTCGATGGTATTCTTGAGGAAGTGGACATGGTGCTGGTGATGTCTGTAAATCCTGGCTTTGGTGGACAGGCTTTCATTCCATCGGTTATTCCTAAGATTAAGGCTCTGAGAGATCGCCTCATATCCCTTGGTCGTCCTGTTTTGATAGAGGTTGATGGCGGAATTAATGCTGACAATATTGATAAGTTGGCTGCAGCGGGGGTGGATATTTTTGTGGCGGGAACGGCTGTGTTTTCTGGCGGTAAATACCGAGAAAATATCGAGCTTCTCAGGAAAAAAGCCCGCGCAGCCGTGGAATCCTGA
- the nuoE gene encoding NADH-quinone oxidoreductase subunit NuoE — MEAGKHNANQLVTEEEERAIAEKLPAIFREFSQERTNLLPILQRIQETFKFLSPGAMRAVANYIGISTSEVYGVATFYNQFRFHPPGRHEIKVCMGTACHVKGGDIILENFERKLGIKEGETTPDREYSIERVACVGCCALAPVAVVDDKVIGYMQPSKVEGLFLQFEIQRKIREGQIKAEAS, encoded by the coding sequence ATGGAAGCTGGAAAGCATAATGCGAACCAACTGGTAACAGAGGAAGAAGAACGAGCTATTGCAGAAAAACTACCGGCTATTTTTAGAGAATTTTCTCAAGAAAGAACCAATCTTCTTCCTATCCTTCAACGCATCCAGGAAACCTTTAAGTTTCTTTCGCCTGGGGCGATGCGAGCCGTAGCTAATTACATCGGCATTTCCACAAGCGAAGTTTATGGTGTGGCTACTTTTTACAATCAGTTCAGGTTTCATCCGCCGGGAAGGCATGAGATTAAAGTCTGCATGGGCACTGCTTGTCATGTCAAGGGAGGAGATATTATTCTGGAAAACTTTGAGCGAAAGCTCGGTATCAAGGAGGGGGAAACAACGCCAGATCGGGAATATAGCATTGAAAGAGTTGCCTGTGTTGGGTGTTGTGCTTTGGCTCCCGTCGCTGTAGTTGATGACAAAGTGATAGGTTACATGCAGCCGAGCAAGGTTGAAGGGCTGTTTTTGCAGTTTGAAATTCAGCGAAAGATTCGTGAAGGTCAAATCAAGGCAGAAGCCTCCTAA